A DNA window from Solanum lycopersicum chromosome 3, SLM_r2.1 contains the following coding sequences:
- the LOC138347570 gene encoding uncharacterized protein: LEEKEESTSQQHDYKNVELRRSADEKQPELKGDVGKLLKTHDITDAAGTSKKAMEKTTPKNINLNSIFTKPFTPKIQIVDASTPQTSTYATSLHKEKKTYNHISRTYIENLYKIQNFLNQKPKSTTTLEKTQDYLTQKLQGYNKLIAQLKTNPNLVKTCYNYGLLNTVYTYTSEEISGIPEVHKAFLIYKKITKENLFFIRFYTAPAEILYDEIKPMVQIVKIGLTREMIIPEDIGQQPEITRVEIPSFYANKRIIGLSTIIQELANNYLQGNAIGSYYSRDHLMIYANSKEIRQADMEEVQKWILTLLKSEATPTTRAIKQGFISEELMTRYCKLVGHNYPDHICSKCNQGDDIIPEVQLE; the protein is encoded by the coding sequence ctagaagaaaaggaagaatctacaagtcagcagcatgactataaaaatgtggagctacgtcgttcggcagaCGAAAAACAGCCAGAGCTaaaaggagacgttgggaaactccttAAAACCCATGACATTACTGATGCTGCAGGTACAAGCAAAAAAGCTATGGAGAAAACTACACCAAAAAACATAAACCTAAATAGCATATTTACCAAACCATTTACTCCAAAGATACAGATAGTAGATGCTTCAACACCACAAACATCTACCTATGCAACTAGCCtgcataaagagaagaaaacatacAACCATATATCCCgaacatatattgaaaacctatacaaaatacaaaactttttaaatcaaaaacccaaatctACCACAACATTAGAAAAAACCCAAGACTACCTAACCCAAAAACTACAAGGCTATAACAAGTTAATTGCACAACTAAAAACTAATCCAAACCTAGTTAAAACTTGTTATAACTATGGATTATTAAATACagtctatacatatacaagtgaaGAGATAAGTGGAATCCCAGAGGTCCACAaagcatttttaatatataaaaagataacaaaagaaaacttatttttcataagattctacacagcaccagcagagataCTTTATGATGAAATAAAGCCAATGGTCCAGATAGTCAAAATTGGGCTAACACGAGAAATGATAATCCCAGAAGATATAGGCCAACAGCCAGAGATAACAAGAGTTGAGATACCCAGTTTCTATGCCAATAAAAGGATAATTGGATTATCAACTATTATACAAGAGCTAGCAAATAACTATCTACAAGGCAACGCCATAGGGAGCTACTATTCGAGAGACCACTTAATGATATATGccaattcaaaagaaataagacaagCAGATATGGAAGAAGTCCAAAAATGGATTTTGACCCTGTTAAAATCAGAAGCTACGCCAACAACTAGAGCAATAAAGCAAGGATTCATATCCGAAGAACTAATGACGAGATATTGCAAGCTAGTCGGACACAATTACCCAGACCATATATGTTCCAAGTGCAACCAAGGTGATGACATAATTCCAGAAGTACAACTGGAGTAA